The Luteimonas galliterrae genomic interval GGCTGCCGCGGTAATTGCCCTGGCCCAGCCACGGCCGCGCGCTGAACACCTGGTCCAGGCCCAGCGAGCCATGGAAGATGTCGCCGCCGACCAGGCCGAACTCGCGTTCCAGGTCCAGCGGCGACAGCGCGCGATAGCCGAGCACGCTGCGCCGGAAATTCGGCGCATACGCATCCACGGTATCGATCATCAGCTTGGCGACGGTATCGCGGTGCGCGTCCCAGCCGCCGTCGACCTCCGGATGCACGTGCTGGCAGAACAGGCTGGCGACGTGCTGGCCGGGCGGCGCGAGCGTGTCGTCCAGCGTGGACGAGATCACCACTTCCACGATCGGCGCGCGCGACCAGCCGGCGTTGTGCTCTTTCGATTTGGCATCGAAATAGGCGCGCTCGAAATACTGCAGCGACGGACCGATCAGGATGCCGCTTTGGTGGTGCGGTTGCAGCTGCGTACCCGGCGCGGCGGCGAAATCGGGCAATTCCGACAGCGCCACGTTCATGCGGAAAGTGCCGGAACCGCAGCGATAGCGGTCGGCACGCTCTACCGTATTCTCGTCGAGCTGCTCGCGCGGGATCAGCTTCTGGTAGAGCAGCTTCGGATTGAGATTGGAGACCACCGTCTTCGCGCGCAACTCGCGCCCGCCGGCCAGCACGACGCCGACCGCGCTGCCGTTCTCGACGATGACGCGCTCCACGCCCGCGCCGGTATCCACCGCCACGCCGCGCGCGGCGCACTCTTTGGCGATGGCCTGGGTGATCGCGCCCATGCCGCCGATCGCATGGCCCCAGACGCCGGACTTGCCGTTGACCTCGCCGAACACGTGATGCAGCAGCACGTAGGCCGAACCCGGCGTGTAGGGGCTGGCGAAATTGCCGACCACCGAATCCCAGCCCAGCGTCGCTTTCAACGGTTCGGATTCGAACCACCGGTCGAGCAGTTCGCCGGCCGATTTGGTGAACAGGTCCAGCAGGTCGCGGCGACCGCGCATGTCCAGGTGCTTGAGCTGCCTGGCGGCCGACAGCGACGCCAGCCAGTCGGCCAGCACGAAACGATCGGACACGTTCGGCGGCGCGCGCTGCATCAGTTCGCGCAGTACCGCGACGACGCGGTCGAGCATCGCGTAATAGTCGGGCAGGCGCTGCGCATCGCGCGCGCTCCACTTCGCCACTTCGGCCTGGGTGTGTTCGCCGCCCAGCCGGAACGCGCGGCCGTCGGGCAGCGGCAGGAAGTTCGCGTACGGCCGCTCGACCACGCGCAAGCCGTGCTCGGCCAGGCGCAGATCGCGGATCACCTTCGGGTTGAGCAGGCTGACCGTGTAGCTGGCGGTGGAGTTGCGGAAGCCGGGATGGAATTCCTCGGTGACCGCGGCGCCGCCGACGATGCTGCGACGTTCAAGGACTTTGACTTTCAGCCCCGCCGCGGCGAGATACGCCGCGCAGACCAAGCCGTTGTGGCCGCCGCCGACGATCAGGACGTCGTGTTCGTTTTTCATCGCGGAAGTGTAGCCCCTCTCCCATCGGGAGAGGGGTTGGGGTGAGGGTTCGGCGATCTAATTCGAGTTAGCGTCGTACTCCGAAACCCTCACCCGCCCTCTAGGCGCCATCTCAGCGGGAGGAGAGCAAAAAAGAAGGCCCGCTTGCGCGGGCCTTCGCAGACCGAATCAAGGATAGCTCTGATTGTCAGGGTCTTTATAGTGTACCCAGCTATAACAATAAGACATGTTTTCAGCGGAACTATGCACGCAAAGTGTGCATTTCCACGTGTTCGAGCCAGTCTGTTCACAGTTTCTCAGTTCAATCGGCTTGACCGGTTGAGCTTGAAGCTGTGCCGATTGAGCCGAAGCCAATGGACTGAAACCAACGACTGCTGCGATAGCGAAGGTAAAGACTGAAAGTTTTTTCATAACCAAACCGCCTGAAGGGTTGAAGCTGGTGAAATTGCCAGCACGAATCAAGACGGACAAAACTGAGAACGACGTCCACTTTTTCGACATTCGACCCACGTCTTCTTGTCAACAATTTTGCTGACTTGCGAGTTCGCGAGCGCGAGCCAAAAAGAAAGGCCCGCTTTCGCGGGCCTTTCAGTGCAACGGTTGATGCGCGAGCGGCTTAGAAATCCATCCCGCCCATACCGCCCATGCCACCGCCGCCGCCCATACCGCCGCCGGCCGGCTCGTCCTTCTTCGGAGCCTCGGCCACCATCGCTTCGGTGGTGATCATCAGGCCCGCGATC includes:
- a CDS encoding phytoene desaturase family protein; translated protein: MKNEHDVLIVGGGHNGLVCAAYLAAAGLKVKVLERRSIVGGAAVTEEFHPGFRNSTASYTVSLLNPKVIRDLRLAEHGLRVVERPYANFLPLPDGRAFRLGGEHTQAEVAKWSARDAQRLPDYYAMLDRVVAVLRELMQRAPPNVSDRFVLADWLASLSAARQLKHLDMRGRRDLLDLFTKSAGELLDRWFESEPLKATLGWDSVVGNFASPYTPGSAYVLLHHVFGEVNGKSGVWGHAIGGMGAITQAIAKECAARGVAVDTGAGVERVIVENGSAVGVVLAGGRELRAKTVVSNLNPKLLYQKLIPREQLDENTVERADRYRCGSGTFRMNVALSELPDFAAAPGTQLQPHHQSGILIGPSLQYFERAYFDAKSKEHNAGWSRAPIVEVVISSTLDDTLAPPGQHVASLFCQHVHPEVDGGWDAHRDTVAKLMIDTVDAYAPNFRRSVLGYRALSPLDLEREFGLVGGDIFHGSLGLDQVFSARPWLGQGNYRGSLRNLYLCGSGTHPGGGVTGLPGRNAAREILRDLGRSPRPD